Proteins from a single region of Deinococcus malanensis:
- the sdaAA gene encoding L-serine ammonia-lyase, iron-sulfur-dependent, subunit alpha, producing the protein MTLEELMNAPAPASQWVLDRDCQETGLDPEDIRAEMLRRIGEMRDSIQRGLQSEARSITGMVGWNAKGLWDAPDVLNAPLIRRVQAYAMAVNEENARMGRIVAAPTAGSAGTIPGALLGVADHLGIPDEKLVDPMILAAGVGKAISKRMFISGAAGGCQAEIGSSAAMAAAAVTELLGGTPRAAVHAASLALMNTIGLVCDPVGGYVEVPCVSRNAFYAVHAVSAAQLALAQLESFIPPDEVLGAMASVGRMMPAALRETADGGLAQTPTGLAVTARMEGKDDSDLPGGMVELPMA; encoded by the coding sequence ATGACCCTCGAAGAACTGATGAATGCCCCTGCTCCAGCCAGTCAGTGGGTACTGGACCGTGACTGCCAGGAAACCGGCCTGGACCCCGAAGATATCCGTGCGGAGATGCTGCGCCGCATCGGAGAGATGCGTGACAGCATTCAGCGTGGCCTGCAAAGCGAGGCCAGGAGCATCACCGGCATGGTGGGCTGGAATGCCAAAGGTCTGTGGGACGCGCCGGATGTGCTGAACGCCCCACTGATCCGCCGCGTGCAGGCCTACGCCATGGCCGTCAACGAAGAAAACGCCCGTATGGGACGCATCGTGGCCGCGCCCACGGCCGGGTCGGCCGGTACCATTCCAGGTGCACTGCTGGGCGTGGCCGATCACCTGGGCATTCCCGATGAGAAGCTCGTGGATCCCATGATCCTGGCGGCCGGGGTGGGGAAGGCCATCAGCAAACGCATGTTTATCAGTGGCGCTGCCGGGGGCTGTCAGGCAGAGATCGGCTCCAGCGCTGCCATGGCTGCCGCCGCTGTTACCGAGCTTCTGGGCGGTACGCCTCGCGCTGCCGTTCACGCCGCGTCCCTGGCCCTGATGAATACCATCGGACTGGTGTGCGACCCGGTAGGCGGCTACGTGGAAGTGCCCTGCGTCAGTCGCAACGCGTTCTATGCCGTGCACGCGGTGAGTGCGGCCCAGCTGGCTCTGGCACAACTCGAAAGCTTCATTCCGCCCGACGAAGTGCTGGGAGCCATGGCCTCGGTCGGACGCATGATGCCGGCAGCCCTGCGTGAAACGGCCGACGGCGGGCTGGCCCAGACCCCCACCGGGCTGGCCGTAACCGCCCGCATGGAAGGCAAGGACGACAGTGACCTGCCGGGTGGAATGGTCGAACTTCCGATGGCCTGA
- the hutH gene encoding histidine ammonia-lyase — MILDTTLSLEQFMAVVRHHEPVELSDAARGRIMRARAVIEQIVDGDQAVYGVNTGFGKFASVRVDRTQLAQLQHNLIVSHAIGVGEPLPAEVVRGMLLLRAQSLSLGHSGVRPEVVDLLLALLNAGAHPVIPVQGSVGASGDLAPLAHLALSLIGLGQIDLGGQVRPSAEVLSELGWQPLQLQAKEGLALINGTQLMGSLLALALHDAWTLLGTANLAAAMTVEALSGSHRPFGAEVVGLRPHPGAVHTAEELRRFLRKSQIAPSHATCGKVQDAYSLRAVPQVHGATHDALSQAARVLAVEFASVTDNPLIFPETGEVVSGGNFHGQPLAVTADALKVAVAELASISERRCEQLLNPALSGLPGFLAPEGGLNSGFMIAQYTAAALVSENKVLAHPASVDSIPTSANQEDHVSMGAHGARQLRQILDHAQTVVSIELMCAAQALDFARFPAGLGVQAAYELIRSTVPTMQVDRYFQPDLLKLRELVMSGELLRLAREA, encoded by the coding sequence GTGATACTGGACACCACCCTTTCTCTGGAGCAGTTCATGGCGGTGGTCCGTCACCACGAGCCGGTCGAGCTGTCTGACGCGGCACGCGGCCGGATCATGCGCGCCCGCGCGGTCATCGAGCAAATCGTCGATGGCGATCAGGCCGTGTACGGCGTGAATACTGGTTTTGGCAAGTTCGCCTCGGTGCGCGTGGACCGCACCCAGCTGGCGCAGCTGCAGCACAATCTGATCGTCTCGCACGCCATTGGCGTCGGTGAGCCGCTGCCAGCCGAGGTCGTACGCGGCATGCTGCTGCTGCGCGCCCAGTCTCTGTCCCTGGGGCATTCGGGGGTGCGGCCCGAGGTCGTGGACCTGCTGCTGGCCCTGCTCAACGCCGGGGCACACCCGGTCATTCCGGTGCAGGGCAGCGTGGGCGCCTCCGGCGATCTGGCGCCGCTGGCACACCTTGCGCTGAGCCTGATCGGGCTGGGACAGATCGACCTCGGGGGTCAGGTCCGTCCGTCCGCCGAGGTTCTGAGTGAGCTTGGGTGGCAGCCGTTGCAGCTCCAGGCCAAGGAAGGCCTTGCCCTGATCAACGGCACGCAGCTGATGGGCAGCCTGCTGGCGCTGGCCCTGCACGACGCCTGGACTCTGCTGGGCACTGCCAACCTCGCGGCGGCCATGACGGTTGAGGCGCTGTCCGGCTCGCACCGGCCGTTCGGGGCGGAGGTCGTGGGCCTGCGGCCGCACCCGGGAGCGGTGCACACAGCTGAAGAACTGCGCCGTTTTCTGCGGAAGTCCCAGATCGCACCGAGCCACGCGACCTGCGGCAAGGTGCAGGATGCCTACAGCCTGCGCGCGGTGCCGCAGGTTCACGGCGCCACCCACGACGCCCTGAGCCAGGCGGCCCGGGTGCTGGCGGTCGAGTTCGCGTCCGTGACCGACAACCCACTGATCTTTCCGGAGACCGGTGAGGTCGTGTCGGGCGGCAATTTTCATGGGCAGCCGCTGGCGGTGACCGCCGACGCGCTGAAAGTAGCCGTTGCGGAACTGGCCAGTATCAGCGAGCGGCGCTGCGAGCAGCTGCTCAACCCCGCGCTGTCCGGTCTGCCGGGCTTCCTCGCGCCCGAGGGCGGCCTCAACAGCGGCTTCATGATCGCGCAGTACACCGCGGCGGCCCTGGTCAGCGAGAACAAGGTGCTCGCGCATCCGGCCAGTGTGGACAGCATTCCGACCAGCGCCAACCAGGAAGACCACGTCAGCATGGGCGCGCACGGTGCCCGGCAGCTCCGGCAGATTCTGGACCATGCCCAGACGGTGGTCAGCATCGAGCTGATGTGTGCGGCCCAGGCACTGGATTTTGCCCGGTTTCCCGCCGGTCTCGGGGTCCAGGCCGCCTATGAGCTCATCCGGTCAACCGTACCCACCATGCAGGTGGATCGCTATTTCCAGCCGGATCTGCTGAAGCTGCGTGAGCTGGTGATGTCCGGCGAACTGCTGCGCCTTGCTCGGGAAGCCTGA
- the hutI gene encoding imidazolonepropionase, producing MAETLFTGISELVTPATSVQRGAAMRNLSRLNDAAMLVRDGVITWVGTRRQAPAAASVHDLGDVAVVPGLVDPHTHAVWAGDRLADFEARISGVPYEEILAQGGGIRSTMRATAASSVQVLVELARPRLAALRASGATTVEVKSGYGLDFEAELRMLQAVRVLQAEFDLMPTLLIHVPPQDNRAAYVQGVCGDLIPQVAAEHLAAAVDVFCEKEAFSVEETRQILAAAQAHGLRVKVHADQFHAIGGTELACQLGALSVDHLEASGPAQIGALAASDTVATILPGVTLHLGLPAAPGRDLIDSGAAVAVGTDLNPGSSPVFSTQLALALAVRLCGLTPPEALCACTVNAAHALGLRDRGALAPGQRADFLALHSPDWRDLAYTLGASPVRDVWRAGIQA from the coding sequence ATGGCTGAGACGCTCTTTACAGGGATTTCTGAACTCGTGACCCCGGCTACCAGTGTGCAGCGCGGAGCGGCCATGCGGAACCTGAGCCGGCTGAACGACGCGGCGATGCTGGTCAGAGACGGCGTGATTACGTGGGTCGGCACGCGTCGGCAGGCGCCTGCGGCCGCCAGCGTTCATGATCTGGGCGACGTGGCCGTGGTGCCTGGACTGGTGGACCCGCATACCCACGCGGTCTGGGCAGGAGACCGCCTGGCCGACTTCGAGGCCCGCATTTCAGGTGTGCCCTACGAGGAGATCCTGGCGCAGGGTGGAGGTATCCGGTCAACCATGCGGGCGACGGCGGCCAGTTCCGTGCAAGTCCTGGTGGAGCTGGCCCGGCCACGCCTGGCAGCGTTGCGGGCCTCCGGGGCGACCACCGTTGAAGTGAAGAGCGGCTACGGCCTGGACTTTGAGGCCGAACTGCGGATGTTGCAGGCGGTGCGGGTGCTGCAGGCTGAATTTGACCTGATGCCCACGCTGCTTATTCATGTTCCACCGCAGGACAACCGTGCGGCGTACGTGCAGGGTGTATGCGGGGACCTGATTCCGCAGGTGGCAGCAGAACACCTAGCAGCTGCCGTGGACGTGTTCTGTGAGAAGGAAGCGTTCAGCGTAGAGGAGACCCGGCAGATTCTTGCGGCGGCGCAGGCTCATGGGCTCCGGGTCAAGGTTCACGCCGACCAGTTTCACGCGATTGGCGGCACCGAACTCGCATGCCAGCTTGGAGCGCTCAGCGTAGACCACCTGGAGGCCAGCGGGCCAGCCCAGATCGGGGCTCTGGCCGCCTCGGACACGGTGGCCACGATTCTGCCCGGCGTCACCCTGCACCTGGGGCTGCCGGCGGCGCCCGGCCGCGACCTGATCGACTCGGGCGCTGCGGTGGCTGTCGGCACCGATCTCAATCCCGGCTCCTCGCCGGTGTTCAGCACCCAGCTGGCCCTGGCGTTGGCCGTGCGGCTGTGTGGCCTGACCCCGCCCGAGGCGCTGTGTGCCTGTACCGTCAATGCTGCCCACGCCCTGGGCCTGCGGGACCGGGGAGCGCTCGCACCCGGACAGCGGGCCGATTTTCTGGCCTTGCACAGTCCGGACTGGCGGGACCTGGCCTACACCCTGGGGGCCAGCCCGGTCCGTGATGTGTGGCGGGCCGGGATACAGGCCTGA
- a CDS encoding arginase family protein, whose product MNTPAHLPYGGIPTFARAPQVEPGGSWRADVAVLGVPYDIALGFRPGARFAPRALREASLRSVPPFTGLDGRTRLVGVTFADAGDVVLPSLEPELMQSRTTTAARSLRERCTLPVFLGGDHSVSFPLLRAFADVPDLHVVQLDAHLDFTDVRNDTRWSNSSPFRRAVEALPNLVHITTIGLRGLRFDPEAVGAARARGHTLIPMTDIQDGLAGAMQQLPRGQNVYISVDVDGLDPSVIPGTSSPEPDGFTYAQAMAVLVATARHNRVVGLDLVELAPNLDPTGRSELLCARLIMETVCEVFEAAGNG is encoded by the coding sequence GTGAACACTCCGGCCCACCTCCCCTACGGGGGAATTCCTACCTTCGCCCGCGCGCCTCAGGTTGAACCCGGGGGTAGCTGGCGCGCGGATGTGGCGGTGCTGGGGGTGCCGTACGACATTGCCCTGGGCTTCCGCCCGGGGGCGCGCTTTGCACCGCGGGCCCTGCGCGAGGCCAGTCTGCGCAGCGTGCCGCCGTTTACCGGCCTCGATGGCCGGACCCGTCTGGTGGGGGTGACCTTCGCGGATGCCGGCGACGTGGTTCTGCCCAGCCTGGAGCCCGAGCTGATGCAGTCGCGCACTACCACGGCGGCCCGGTCGCTGCGGGAGCGCTGCACTCTGCCGGTCTTCCTTGGGGGAGATCACAGTGTCTCCTTCCCGCTGCTGCGTGCCTTTGCGGACGTGCCCGATCTGCACGTGGTGCAGCTCGACGCCCACCTGGATTTCACCGATGTGCGCAATGACACCCGCTGGAGCAACTCCAGCCCCTTTCGCCGGGCGGTGGAGGCCCTGCCCAACCTCGTACACATCACCACCATCGGGCTGCGCGGACTGCGCTTCGACCCCGAGGCCGTGGGCGCTGCCCGTGCCCGCGGACACACCCTGATTCCCATGACGGACATTCAGGACGGTCTGGCCGGGGCCATGCAACAGCTGCCGCGCGGTCAGAATGTGTACATCAGCGTGGATGTGGACGGGCTGGACCCCTCGGTCATTCCGGGGACGAGCAGCCCCGAACCGGACGGCTTTACCTACGCCCAGGCCATGGCGGTGCTGGTGGCCACAGCCCGGCACAACCGCGTGGTGGGTCTGGACCTCGTGGAACTCGCTCCGAACCTGGACCCCACCGGGCGCAGTGAACTGCTGTGCGCCCGGCTGATCATGGAGACCGTGTGCGAGGTCTTTGAGGCGGCCGGCAATGGCTGA
- the hutU gene encoding urocanate hydratase produces the protein MTHTVPALAEPAPVVRAPRGPQRTAKGWIQEAAKRMLMNNLDPEVAEHPETLVVYGGRGKAARNWPAFHKIVETLDRLENDETLLIQSGKPVAVLKTSEWAPRVLLANSNLVPHWANWETFDKLDQAGLMMYGQMTAGSWIYIGTQGILQGTYETFAGAARKHFGGSLKGTITVTAGLGGMGGAQPLAVKLAGGVSITIEIDPTRIQKRLETRYLDEVAASLEDAIARAEAYKAAGEARSIGVQGNAAQLVPQLVAMNWTPDLITDQTSAHDPMWGYIPVLTPDEDAALLREAHPEQYRARAYEAMAAHVRAILDLQRRGAVAFDYGNNLRHRAQEAGVENAFDYPGFVPAFIRDSFCEGRGPFRWVALSGDPEDIRATDRALLDLFPDDERLQSWLTYAAEQIAFQGLPARICWLGYKERDRAAKLFNEMVADGRLRAPIVIGRDHLDAGSVASPYRETEAMKDGSDAVSDWALLNFGVGIASGAAWMSFHHGGGVGLGFSQHSGLVALADGTPEAAARLSRCLVNDPGMGVIRHADAGYDLALDVARDRGLDLPSLEIADLTKGQQ, from the coding sequence ATGACCCATACCGTGCCCGCCCTCGCCGAACCTGCTCCTGTCGTCCGTGCTCCCCGGGGGCCGCAGCGCACCGCCAAAGGCTGGATTCAGGAAGCTGCCAAACGTATGCTCATGAACAACCTTGACCCCGAGGTGGCCGAGCATCCCGAGACGCTGGTCGTGTACGGCGGACGCGGCAAGGCCGCGCGCAACTGGCCTGCGTTTCACAAGATCGTGGAGACCCTGGACCGCCTTGAAAACGACGAGACGCTGCTGATCCAGTCGGGCAAGCCGGTGGCTGTGCTGAAAACCAGCGAGTGGGCACCGCGTGTGCTGCTGGCCAACAGCAACCTCGTGCCGCACTGGGCGAACTGGGAAACCTTCGACAAGCTCGATCAGGCGGGTCTGATGATGTACGGCCAGATGACGGCTGGCAGCTGGATTTATATCGGCACGCAGGGCATTCTGCAGGGCACCTACGAGACCTTCGCCGGGGCGGCCCGCAAGCACTTCGGCGGCTCACTGAAGGGAACCATCACCGTCACCGCTGGGCTCGGCGGCATGGGGGGGGCGCAGCCACTGGCGGTCAAGCTGGCCGGCGGTGTGAGCATTACCATCGAGATCGACCCCACGCGCATTCAGAAGCGTCTGGAAACCCGCTATCTCGACGAGGTGGCCGCCAGTCTGGAAGACGCCATTGCCCGCGCCGAGGCGTATAAGGCAGCGGGCGAGGCCCGCTCCATCGGTGTGCAGGGCAACGCGGCGCAACTGGTTCCGCAGCTCGTGGCCATGAACTGGACCCCGGACCTGATTACCGACCAGACCAGCGCTCACGACCCGATGTGGGGCTACATCCCGGTCCTGACCCCCGACGAGGACGCCGCACTGCTGCGAGAGGCGCATCCGGAGCAGTACCGTGCCCGGGCCTACGAGGCCATGGCCGCTCATGTCCGCGCCATCCTCGACCTTCAGCGGCGCGGCGCTGTGGCCTTCGATTACGGCAACAACCTGCGCCACCGCGCCCAGGAGGCCGGGGTGGAGAACGCCTTCGACTACCCGGGCTTCGTGCCGGCCTTTATCCGGGATTCCTTCTGCGAGGGTCGGGGGCCATTCCGCTGGGTGGCGCTCTCCGGGGACCCGGAGGATATCCGCGCCACCGACCGGGCGCTCCTCGACCTGTTCCCGGACGACGAGCGACTGCAGAGCTGGCTGACCTACGCCGCTGAGCAGATCGCCTTCCAGGGGCTGCCGGCGCGCATATGCTGGCTGGGCTACAAGGAACGCGACCGGGCCGCGAAGCTGTTCAACGAGATGGTGGCCGACGGCCGCCTGAGAGCGCCTATCGTGATTGGCCGTGACCACCTCGACGCCGGCAGTGTCGCCAGTCCCTACCGCGAGACCGAGGCGATGAAGGACGGCAGTGACGCCGTTTCCGACTGGGCTCTGCTGAACTTCGGGGTGGGTATCGCGTCTGGTGCGGCCTGGATGAGCTTTCACCACGGGGGCGGCGTGGGTCTGGGCTTCTCCCAGCACAGCGGCCTGGTGGCGCTGGCCGACGGCACCCCCGAGGCTGCCGCACGCCTGAGCCGCTGCCTGGTCAACGACCCCGGCATGGGGGTGATCCGTCACGCGGACGCCGGCTATGACCTGGCCCTCGACGTGGCGCGCGACCGCGGCCTGGACCTGCCCAGCCTGGAGATCGCTGACCTTACCAAAGGCCAGCAGTGA
- a CDS encoding IclR family transcriptional regulator, with amino-acid sequence MPRTLATVEHAVHLLELFDADHTEWNLSSLSRHVGKPTSTVHEQLTTLCESGLLTRAGRGRYRLGWRLLKLASALYGSLPWYAPAHAAMERLARRTHLLAFLCVLDGSRVLCVARSVQGRDGPPVAGELDFELPAHATASGKLLLALAGRPLPSPAVAFTDRTVTTAAGWSTESTRIRQSAHAVTANEWASGTGSLAVPVRGEDGVVLAALGISLPTPRLRESDTLLRALHDAADEVSWQLGYRTPTRAGSSEN; translated from the coding sequence ATGCCGCGCACCCTGGCAACCGTAGAACACGCGGTTCATCTGCTCGAACTGTTCGACGCCGACCACACGGAATGGAACCTCAGCAGTCTGTCGCGGCATGTGGGCAAGCCCACTTCGACGGTCCACGAGCAATTGACGACCCTGTGTGAAAGTGGCCTGCTGACCCGGGCAGGGCGCGGCCGCTACCGGCTGGGCTGGCGACTGTTAAAGCTGGCCAGCGCCCTGTATGGCAGCCTCCCGTGGTACGCACCTGCCCACGCTGCTATGGAACGCCTCGCGCGGCGCACCCACCTGCTGGCCTTTCTATGCGTGCTTGACGGTTCCCGGGTGCTGTGCGTGGCCCGATCGGTGCAGGGTCGCGATGGGCCTCCGGTCGCCGGAGAGCTGGACTTTGAGCTTCCAGCCCATGCCACGGCCAGCGGCAAACTGCTGCTGGCTCTGGCTGGGCGCCCACTTCCCTCTCCGGCGGTGGCGTTTACGGATCGGACCGTGACCACAGCGGCCGGCTGGAGTACAGAATCCACCAGAATTCGCCAGAGCGCCCATGCGGTGACCGCCAACGAATGGGCCAGCGGCACGGGCAGTCTGGCCGTTCCTGTCCGGGGTGAAGACGGCGTGGTCCTGGCCGCGCTTGGAATCAGCCTTCCCACCCCCCGGCTGCGTGAAAGTGACACGCTGCTGCGCGCACTCCACGACGCCGCCGATGAAGTGAGCTGGCAGCTGGGTTACCGTACACCAACACGAGCAGGCAGCTCAGAAAATTAG
- the sdaAB gene encoding L-serine ammonia-lyase, iron-sulfur-dependent subunit beta, translated as MSLLDMIGPVMIGPSSSHTAGACRLGLVAHHLLGEAPKRATIGLHASFAKTGRGHGTHLALIAGLLGFAPDDPRLPRAFEEAKVAGLEFEFRDVDLGDVHPNTAHLAVRSEAHEVTVQGSSTGGGVIQVTHVQGLGVNFSAASPTALLLYTDAVGMIARIAATIAADGVNIATLTCTRQARGGQALLAVELDQPLSPQALGFLNHWPDMDWVRLLPKLMDG; from the coding sequence ATGTCCCTCCTCGACATGATTGGCCCGGTCATGATCGGACCCAGCAGCAGCCACACCGCCGGAGCCTGCCGCCTGGGTCTGGTGGCACATCACCTGCTGGGCGAGGCTCCGAAGCGCGCGACCATCGGACTGCATGCCTCGTTTGCCAAGACAGGCCGAGGGCACGGCACGCATCTGGCGCTGATTGCCGGACTGCTCGGCTTTGCACCGGACGATCCCCGCCTGCCTCGTGCCTTCGAAGAAGCCAAGGTCGCCGGCCTGGAATTCGAGTTTCGTGATGTGGATCTTGGGGACGTGCACCCCAATACCGCCCATCTGGCCGTGCGGTCTGAAGCCCATGAGGTCACCGTACAGGGCAGCAGTACGGGTGGCGGTGTTATTCAGGTCACCCATGTTCAGGGGCTGGGAGTGAACTTCAGTGCCGCGAGTCCCACAGCACTGCTGCTGTACACCGATGCTGTGGGCATGATCGCGCGGATCGCGGCAACCATTGCCGCCGACGGTGTGAATATCGCCACCCTGACCTGTACTCGTCAGGCCCGTGGAGGACAGGCGTTGCTGGCTGTGGAACTTGACCAGCCCCTCAGCCCGCAAGCCCTGGGTTTTCTGAACCACTGGCCGGATATGGACTGGGTGCGCCTGCTTCCCAAGCTGATGGATGGCTAG
- a CDS encoding alpha/beta hydrolase, with translation MTLLSVPLLASCSAQDAQTTLNRAVSTSGLNVNTNVRYGPDARNVMDIYAPANVKGAPTVLFIHGGSWEGGDKEGHRFAGESLARAGYVTAVMNYRLAPKNRYPSYVQDAASALKVLRDRSVSLGGSPDNLFVMGHSAGGFNAVEVVVNERWLREAGVPVSSVRGVIGIAGPYSYDFRQFSSARAFPQGGTPDEIMPDRHVRPDAPPHLLLVAESDSVVYPQNAVNMEAALKRAGVPVTRTVLPRVNHLTIMAAVARPLTFLGGTRQAVIDFIETHRRR, from the coding sequence ATGACCCTGCTTTCCGTTCCGTTGCTGGCGTCCTGCTCGGCGCAGGACGCCCAGACCACCCTGAACCGGGCCGTGTCCACCAGTGGCCTGAATGTCAACACCAACGTCCGCTACGGTCCGGATGCCCGGAACGTCATGGATATCTATGCCCCGGCCAACGTCAAGGGGGCTCCGACGGTGTTGTTCATTCATGGTGGTTCCTGGGAAGGCGGCGACAAGGAAGGTCACCGGTTTGCCGGCGAGTCCCTGGCACGCGCCGGGTACGTAACGGCAGTGATGAACTACCGGCTGGCGCCGAAAAACCGTTACCCCAGTTATGTGCAGGACGCAGCCTCGGCGCTGAAGGTATTGCGCGACCGATCGGTCAGTCTTGGAGGCAGTCCCGACAATCTGTTCGTGATGGGACACTCGGCCGGGGGTTTCAATGCGGTAGAAGTGGTGGTCAATGAACGCTGGCTGCGCGAGGCCGGGGTGCCGGTCAGCAGCGTGCGTGGCGTGATTGGCATAGCTGGACCGTACAGTTACGATTTCCGGCAGTTCTCGAGTGCCCGGGCCTTCCCGCAGGGTGGAACGCCTGACGAGATCATGCCTGACCGCCACGTGCGTCCTGACGCCCCGCCACATCTGCTGCTGGTCGCAGAGAGTGATTCTGTCGTGTATCCACAGAACGCCGTAAACATGGAAGCGGCCCTCAAGCGCGCCGGCGTGCCAGTGACACGAACCGTGCTGCCCCGCGTCAACCACCTGACGATCATGGCGGCGGTGGCGCGTCCTCTGACCTTCCTGGGCGGCACACGTCAGGCTGTGATTGACTTTATCGAGACCCACCGGCGCCGTTAA
- a CDS encoding inorganic pyrophosphatase — translation MTESRLWTGVVEWTAGTRERFVWRAGRVVPLRTEPLKAPVNYGCVPGIWNPADDAEADAVWLGAPLAVGEQVAGLPTGLLYLRDGDHKVVFGPLEEGAQALLAWFPEERGAQLLDAESAQHWLSGLPAPPVLDVVVVN, via the coding sequence GTGACCGAGAGCCGGCTGTGGACCGGCGTGGTGGAATGGACTGCTGGGACCCGGGAGCGCTTTGTCTGGCGCGCAGGTAGGGTGGTGCCCTTGCGTACCGAACCGCTGAAGGCTCCAGTGAATTATGGGTGTGTGCCTGGCATATGGAACCCAGCTGACGATGCAGAGGCCGATGCCGTGTGGCTGGGCGCCCCCCTGGCGGTCGGTGAGCAGGTTGCCGGGCTTCCCACTGGCCTTCTTTATTTGCGCGACGGGGACCATAAGGTGGTGTTCGGACCGCTTGAAGAGGGCGCCCAGGCACTGCTGGCATGGTTTCCGGAAGAACGCGGGGCCCAGCTGCTGGACGCCGAGTCCGCTCAACACTGGCTGTCAGGTCTGCCCGCACCCCCGGTCCTCGACGTCGTGGTCGTGAATTAG
- a CDS encoding HD domain-containing protein encodes MPIPALTRAQEMLGEAAELNPGPWVDHSLFVAAAARALAEHLDPEQAYVYGLIHDIGRRAGVSDLRHIIDGYHYLMDQVFPQAARISMTHSFPLQDVDAGAGVWDCSPEEKALVASYLASVTYDEYDRLLQLCDALALSAGFCLLEKRFVDVVRRRGFNALALQKWEAWLELERSFSQAVGGSIYAHLPGVVHTTFGVSLRM; translated from the coding sequence ATGCCAATTCCGGCACTTACCAGGGCCCAGGAGATGCTCGGGGAGGCCGCTGAGCTCAATCCTGGCCCCTGGGTGGACCATTCCCTTTTCGTTGCCGCCGCTGCCAGGGCTTTGGCCGAACATCTCGACCCTGAGCAGGCTTACGTCTACGGCCTGATCCACGACATCGGGCGCCGTGCCGGCGTGTCCGACCTGAGGCACATCATCGATGGCTACCACTACCTGATGGACCAGGTGTTTCCACAGGCGGCGCGCATCAGCATGACGCACTCCTTTCCCCTTCAGGACGTTGACGCCGGGGCTGGTGTCTGGGACTGCTCACCTGAAGAAAAAGCGCTGGTCGCGTCCTACCTGGCGTCCGTCACCTACGACGAGTACGACCGACTGCTTCAGCTGTGTGACGCGCTGGCCCTGTCGGCCGGGTTCTGTCTGCTGGAAAAACGCTTCGTGGATGTGGTGCGGAGGCGGGGATTCAATGCCCTGGCCCTGCAGAAGTGGGAAGCCTGGCTGGAACTGGAGCGGTCGTTCAGCCAGGCGGTGGGAGGATCGATTTACGCGCACCTCCCTGGGGTCGTGCACACGACGTTTGGTGTTTCTCTGCGTATGTAA
- a CDS encoding TspO/MBR family protein, whose product MTGLSRQATLLIATLVTLLMNYLSNALPLFGNSNKEVSDSLPNAFTPAGLTFAVWGPIFLGLLGFAVYQAMPAQRGPRLDRLFWPFLLSNVLNVSWLLAFQSLNYGLSVIIMLALLSSLIWLYLTVQRMEPHGTERFTLLLPASLYLAWISVATIANITAWLVSLGVTSGLAGLGSTAWAALLVVIAALIGVFFLMRFRDFAFAAILLWAFYGVYAARPEVTAVAVAVALAAGLVLIGGVLATRRRVLI is encoded by the coding sequence ATGACCGGACTCTCCCGCCAGGCCACCCTGTTGATCGCGACCCTCGTGACGCTGCTGATGAACTACCTCAGCAACGCGCTGCCACTGTTCGGCAACAGCAACAAGGAGGTCAGTGACAGCCTGCCCAACGCCTTTACTCCAGCCGGACTCACCTTCGCCGTCTGGGGCCCCATTTTCCTGGGTCTCCTGGGGTTCGCGGTCTATCAGGCGATGCCGGCTCAGCGGGGGCCCAGACTGGACCGGCTGTTCTGGCCATTTCTGCTGTCCAACGTCCTGAACGTCAGCTGGTTGCTGGCCTTTCAGAGCCTGAATTATGGTCTGAGCGTGATCATCATGCTGGCCCTGCTCAGCAGTCTGATCTGGCTGTACCTGACCGTGCAAAGAATGGAACCGCACGGAACTGAACGCTTCACACTGCTTCTGCCGGCCAGCCTGTATCTGGCCTGGATCAGTGTTGCCACCATCGCCAACATCACTGCCTGGCTGGTCAGTCTGGGCGTCACGTCAGGACTGGCCGGGCTGGGCTCCACCGCCTGGGCAGCCCTGCTGGTCGTGATCGCCGCCCTGATCGGCGTGTTCTTCCTCATGAGGTTTCGGGACTTCGCTTTTGCGGCAATTCTGTTGTGGGCTTTTTACGGAGTCTACGCTGCGCGTCCGGAGGTGACGGCCGTGGCAGTTGCGGTGGCGTTGGCGGCCGGACTGGTGCTGATTGGCGGAGTGCTGGCCACCCGTCGCCGTGTGCTCATCTGA